The following are encoded together in the Odocoileus virginianus isolate 20LAN1187 ecotype Illinois chromosome 28, Ovbor_1.2, whole genome shotgun sequence genome:
- the FANCF gene encoding Fanconi anemia group F protein: MDSLLEHLERFSEVLAVSRTTHVRTWDPATVRRALQWAGYLRHIHRRFGRHTHIRKALERRLQNQWKQEGESAPALAPGLANFQALGHCDQLLSLRLLANPALGDAAFHCLLQQLFPGPGVPDAEEEELQGSLARFARCRTAAHMLRFHAYKENPVLQKDSLMRTQAELLLRRLQEVGEAEAERPGRLLSRLWERLPQDNFLKVMAAALLLPPASPRLQEEELGVGSPRTPGDGGQELIRWLLGKSDVVLAFCRNLPAEVLTSVAERHPELSPVYLGLLTNWSRQLRYDLPKGLWIGTEPQDVPWEELLSRFQSLCQAPPPLKDEVLTALKSYKAQDGDFEVPGLSIWTDLLLALDSRV, from the coding sequence ATGGACTCGCTCCTGGAGCACCTGGAGCGTTTCTCTGAGGTTCTGGCTGTCTCCCGCACAACCCACGTCCGCACTTGGGACCCCGCAACCGTTCGCAGGGCTTTACAGTGGGCTGGCTACCTGCGCCACATCCACAGGCGCTTTGGCCGCCATACCCATATTCGCAAAGCTCTGGAGCGGCGACTGCAAAACCAGTGGAAGCAGGAGGGTGAATCTGCGCCCGCTCTAGCCCCGGGCTTGGCGAACTTCCAGGCCTTGGGGCACTGTGACCAGCTGCTGTCTCTGCGACTGCTGGCGAACCCGGCCCTCGGGGATGCCGCCTTTCACTGCCTGCTGCAGCAGCTCTTTCCCGGCCCCGGCGTTCCGGACGCCGAGGAGGAGGAGCTCCAGGGCAGCCTGGCCCGCTTCGCCCGCTGCCGGACCGCTGCCCACATGCTGCGCTTCCACGCCTACAAAGAGAACCCGGTCCTTCAGAAGGACTCACTGATGAGGACGCAGGCGGAACTGCTGCTGAGGCGTctgcaggaggtgggggaagcCGAAGCGGAGCGTCCTGGCAGGCTTCTAAGCCGCCTGTGGGAGCGCCTGCCCCAGGACAACTTCCTGAAGGTGATGGCGGCCGCGCTGTTGCTGCCGCCGGCGTCCCCCCGGCTACAAGAAGAGGAATTGGGAGTAGGCAGCCCCAGAACACCGGGAGACGGGGGTCAAGAGCTGATTCGTTGGCTTCTGGGGAAATCAGATGTCGTGCTTGCCTTTTGCCGCAACCTCCCAGCCGAGGTTTTAACTTCCGTGGCGGAGCGCCATCCAGAGCTGTCCCCTGTCTATCTAGGTCTGCTCACAAACTGGAGTCGCCAACTGCGCTATGACCTTCCGAAAGGCCTTTGGATTGGAACTGAGCCCCAGGATGTGCCCTGGGAGGAGTTGTTGAGCAGGTTTCAAAGCCTCTGTCAGGCCCCTCCGCCTCTGAAAGATGAAGTTCTAACTGCCCTGAAGTCCTATAAGGCTCAAGATGGAGATTTCGAAGTCCCTGGTCTTAGCATCTGGACAGACCTATTGTTAGCTCTTGACAGTCGTGTGTGA